In Erigeron canadensis isolate Cc75 chromosome 7, C_canadensis_v1, whole genome shotgun sequence, one DNA window encodes the following:
- the LOC122608230 gene encoding protein phosphatase 1 regulatory inhibitor subunit PPP1R7 homolog — protein MITEQDDESSASLDGSSYQLHDLDSIEFLPSLVEIDLTANRLNKLDSRISNLSHLKKLSLRQNLFDDAGVQPLSSWTSISALEELVLRDNQLKSIPDVSIFETLLVFDVSFNEISSMSGLSKASNTLKELYVSKNEVTKIEEIEHFSELQIRELGSNRLRVMENLQNLTKLQELWLGRNRIKSINLCGLKCIKKLSLQSNRLTSMKGLEEYTALEELYLSHNGIAKMEGLSRLANLRVLDVSSNKLAAIEDIEKLTCLEDLWFNDYQLASLDGIAEAVSGSREKLTTIYLEHNLCQIAI, from the exons ATGATCACCGAACAAGATGATGAATCTTCAGCATCGCTGGATGGCAGCAGCTATCAGCTCCACGATCTCGACTCAATCGAGTTCCTGCCCAGCCTCGTGGAGATCGATTTAACAGCCAATCGATTGAATAAGTTAGATTCACGTATCTCTAATTTATCTCATCTCAAAAAGCTTTCTCTTCGTCAAAATCTCTTCGATGATGCCGGTGTTCAACCTCTTTCCAGCTGGACCTCCATTTCCGCCCTCGAG GAGTTAGTTCTCAGGGATAACCAGCTGAAGTCTATTCCCGATGTCAGCATATTTGAAACCCTTTTGGTATTTGATGTTTCCTTCAATGAAATATCATCGATGAGTGGACTGTCCAAGGCATCAAACACACTCAAGGAACTCTATGTCTCTAAAAATGAAGTTACCAAGATTGAGGAGATTGAGCACTTCTCTGAATTGCAAATTCGTGAACTTGGTTCCAACAGATTACGG GTGATGGAGAATCTGCAGAACTTGACCAAGTTACAGGAGCTATGGTTAGGTCGCAATCGTATAAAGTCCATCAACTTATGTGGATTAAAATGCATCAAGAAGCTCAGTTTGCAAAGCAATCGGCTAACTTCTATGAAAGGGCTAGAG GAATATACCGCCCTAGAAGAACTATACTTGAGCCATAATGGTATAGCGAAAATGGAAGGCCTATCGAGGTTGGCAAACCTGCGGGTTTTGGATGTTTCTTCAAATAAACTTGCAGCAATCGAGGATATCGAGAAACTGACATG CTTAGAAGATCTATGGTTTAATGACTACCAGCTAGCATCTTTAGATGGCATTGCTGAAGCCGTTTCTGGTTCTAGAGAGAAGCTCACCACTATCTACCTTGAGCACAATTTATGT CAAATAGCAATCTGA